The window cTTTCGCTATCAATTTGATTCTCGCAAAGCTGCGCGCTGAACGTCGAATTGCCATTGCATGTGCCTCAAGTGGTATTGCGGCGACACTGCTTCAAGGCACATTGTGCATTCAAATTGCCCATGGACATTGGAAAAAAAGATAatcctatatgtaatatagatcgtagttcctcaagagcaagacttcttcgtgaatgcagtctttttatttgGGATGAGGCTACAATGAGTAATAAGGCCATGTTTGAGGCTCTTGACAGAACCCCCCAAGATTTGCGTCACAATACAAGAATAATGGGTGGAGCTACGTTTCTCATGGCAGGAGATTTTCGACAAACTCTTCCTGTTGTCCGAGCAAGCACTCGAGCCAATGAGGTTAATGCACGTATAAAGCATTCTTATGTGTGGCACAGTGTAATCAGTCGCCATCTTCAAACAAACATGAGAGTCCACCTACGTGGTGATGTGGAGTCTGAGGCTTTCGCAAAACAGCTATTAGATCTTGGTGATGGAGTTTTGCCTTTCGTTGATGATGAGCATATTCGGTTGCCGTTTGGGAATTTCGTTCCAAATGTAGAAGAACTTATAAGAGCCGTTTTACCTGACGTCGAAACCAACTTCCAGGATCTCGATTGGCTAAGAGCAAGAGCTATTCTATGGCCTCATAATACAACAGCTGATGCTACTAATAAACAAGTGCTTGATATGATTCCTGGTGAGATAGTTTCTTTCATGTCCATCGAT is drawn from Octopus sinensis unplaced genomic scaffold, ASM634580v1 Contig13633_ERROPOS75197, whole genome shotgun sequence and contains these coding sequences:
- the LOC115229720 gene encoding uncharacterized protein LOC115229720, which codes for MSNKAMFEALDRTPQDLRHNTRIMGGATFLMAGDFRQTLPVVRASTRANEVNARIKHSYVWHSVISRHLQTNMRVHLRGDVESEAFAKQLLDLGDGVLPFVDDEHIRLPFGNFVPNVEELIRAVLPDVETNFQDLDWLRARAILWPHNTTADATNKQVLDMIPGEIVSFMSIDTNKDENDAVKYPPELLNKLTPPELPPHLLCLKCFPNILWNLMRNSSEKTHLLIEREHSCNCLINTIPSVS